A single Capra hircus breed San Clemente chromosome 13, ASM170441v1, whole genome shotgun sequence DNA region contains:
- the GTPBP4 gene encoding nucleolar GTP-binding protein 1, whose protein sequence is MAHYNFKKITVVPSAKDFIDLTLSKTQRKTPTVIHKHYQIHRIRHFYMRKVKFTQQNYHDRLSQILTDFPKLDDIHPFYADLMNILYDKDHYKLALGQINIAKNLVDNVAKDYVRLMKYGDSLYRCKQLKRAALGRMCTIIKRQKQSLEYLEQVRQHLSRLPTIDPNTRTLLLCGYPNVGKSSFINKVTRADVDVQPYAFTTKSLFVGHMDYKYLRWQVVDTPGILDHPLEDRNTIEMQAITALAHLRAAVLYVMDLSEQCGHGLVEQLELFRNLRPLFVNKPLIVVANKCDVKRISELSEDNQKIFLDLQTEGFPVVETSTLTEEGVIRVKTEACDRLLAHRVETKMKGNKVNEVLNRLHLAVPSRRDDKERPPFIPEGVVARRKRMELGEPKRRQERDLELEMGDDYILDLQKYWDIMNSSEKHDKIPEIWEGHNIADYIDPDIMQKLEELEKEEELRTAAGEYDSESESEDEEMAEIRQLAKQIREKKKLKILQSREKDTQGPRMPRTAKKVQRKVLEDEMRSLGIDMDDKDNAHYAVQARRSRSITRKRKREDSVLPASVTRSHSCSRPPRDVSGLRDVKMVKKAKTMMKNAQKKMNRLGKKGEADRHVFDMKPKHLLSGKRKAGKKDRR, encoded by the exons ATGGCGCACTACAACTTCAAGAAGATCACGGTGGTGCCGTCCGCCAAG GACTTTATTGACCTGACATTATCGAAGACTCAGCGAAAGACTCCGACAGTTATCCACAAACATTATCAAATCCATCGCATTAGACATTTTTATATGAGGAAAGTCAAATTTACTCAGCAGAATTACCATGACAGACTCTCACAAATTCTGACAGATTTCCCCAAATTGGAT GATATTCATCCATTTTATGCAGATTTGATGAACATTCTCTATGACAAGGATCATTACAAGTTGGCTCTAGGACAAATAAACATTGCCAAAAATTTAGTGGACAA cgTTGCTAAAGATTATGTGCGGCTCATGAAATATGGTGATTCTCTGTACCGCTGCAAGCAACTGAAACGCGCTGCTCTCGGGCGGATGTGTACTATTATCAAGAGACAGAAGCAGAGTTTGGAATATTTGGAACAAG TGCGTCAGCATCTGTCCCGTCTGCCCACCATTGACCCGAACACGAGGACCTTGCTTCTGTGTGGGTACCCCAACGTTGGCAAGTCCAGCTTCATCAACAAG GTAACGAGAGCGGATGTGGACGTCCAGCCCTATGCCTTCACCACCAAGTCTCTGTTTGTGGGGCACATGGATTACAAGtacctgcgctggcag GTGGTGGACACCCCTGGGATCCTGGACCACCCTCTGGAGGACCGCAACACCATCGAGATGCAGGCCATCACGGCTCTGGCCCACCTGCGAGCCGCGGTGCTGTACGTGATGGATCTGTCAGAGCAGTGCGGCCATGGGCTCGTGGAGCAGCTGGAACTCTTCCGGAACCTCAGGCCACTCTTTGTCAACAAG CCCCTTATCGTCGTAGCAAACAAATGTGATGTGAAGAGGATCTCTGAGCTTTCTGAGGACAATCAG AAAATATTTCTAGACCTGCAGACAGAAGGCTTTCCTGTGGTGGAGACCAGCACACTGACGGAGGAAGGGGTTATCAGAGTGAAGACAGAG GCTTGTGACAGGCTTTTGGCTCATCGTGTTGAAaccaaaatgaagggaaataaaGTGAATGAGGTGCTGAACAGATTGCACTTGGCTGTTCCTAGCAGGAGAGATGACAAG GAGAGGCCCCCATTCATCCCTGAAGGTGTGGTGGCACGTAGGAAGAGGATGGAGCTCGGGGAGCCGAAGAGGAGGCAG GAACGGGACCTGGAACTGGAGATGGGAGATGATTATATTCTGGATCTTCAAA AGTACTGGGATATAATGAATTCATCTGAGAAACATGACAAGATCCCTGAGATCTGGGAAGGCCATAACATAGCCGACTATATCGACCCTGACATCatgcag aaattggaagagttagaaaaagaagaagaactaagaaCAGCTGCTGGAGAGTATGACAGTGAATCTGAAAGTGAAGATGAAGAAATGGCGGAGATTCGACAGCTGGCAAAACagattagggaaaaaaagaagctgaAGATTCTACAGTCCAGAGAGAAGGACACACAGGGGCCCAGGATGCCTCGGACGGCCAAGAAG GTTCAGCGGAAGGTCTTGGAGGATGAGATGCGCAGTCTTGGTATTGACATGGACGACAAAGACAAC GCCCATTACGCAGTCCAGGCCAGAAGGTCTCGGAGCATCACCAGGAAGAGGAAGCGGGAAGACTCTGTCCTGCCCGCCTCTGTGACCCGCAGTCACAGCTGTTCTCGGCCTCCACGTGATGTCTCTGGTCTCCGGGATGTCAAG ATGGTGAAGAAGGCCAAGACGATGATGAAGAATGCTCAGAAGAAGATGAATCGCTTGGGGAAGAAAGGGGAGGCAGACAGACATGTGTTTGACATGAAACCGAAGCACTTGCTCTCAGGAAAGAGGAAAGCTGGTAAAAAGGACAGGAGATAG